In the genome of Podarcis raffonei isolate rPodRaf1 chromosome W, rPodRaf1.pri, whole genome shotgun sequence, one region contains:
- the LOC128406003 gene encoding craniofacial development protein 2-like, with translation MDKDSRHIKVMTLEDEPLRSEGVQHATGEERRASTSRSRADEAAGPKPKGRSVADMPGSERKVQCCKEKYCIGTWNVRTMNLGKLEVVKNEMARTNIDILGISELKWTGMGEFSSDDHHIYYCGQETRKRIGVALIVNKRVAKAVLGCNLKNDRMIWIRIQGRPFNITVIQVYAPTTGAEETEIDQFYEDLQHLIEVTPKKDVLLIIGDWNAKVGRQEIKGTTGKFGLGDQNEAGQRLIEFCQENKLVITNTLFQQHKRRLYTWTSPDGQHRNQIDYILCSQRWRSSIQLRGKSPPPSRGFFELEAVQRTGSSTEVNGKIAEINQTLN, from the coding sequence atggacaaagacagcaggcatataaaagttatgacgctggaagatgagcccctcaggtcggaaggcgtccaacatgctactggggaagagcggagggcaagtacaagtagatccagagctgatgaagcggctgggccaaagccgaaaggacgctcagttgcggatatgcctggaagcgaaaggaaagtccaatgctgtaaagaaaaatattgcataggaacctggaatgtaagaaccatgaacctgggtaagttggaggtggtcaaaaatgagatggcaagaacaaatattgacatcctgggcatcagtgaactaaaatggacgggaatgggcgaattcagttcggatgaccatcacatctactactgtgggcaagaaacccgtaaaagaattggagtggccctcatagtcaacaaaagagtggcgaaagctgtactgggatgcaatctcaaaaatgatagaatgatctggatacgaatccaaggcagaccttttaacatcacagtaatccaagtttatgcaccaaccactggtgctgaagaaactgaaattgaccaattctatgaagacttacaacaccttatagaagtgacaccaaagaaggatgttcttctcattataggggattggaatgctaaagtagggaggcaagagataaaaggaacaactggcaagtttggccttggagatcaaaatgaagcagggcaaaggctaatagagttctgtcaagagaacaagctggtcatcacaaacacgcttttccaacaacacaagagacgactctacacatggacatcaccagatgggcagcatcgaaatcagattgattatattctctgcagccaaagatggagaagctccatACAGTTGCGtggcaaatcccctcccccat